A DNA window from Gigantopelta aegis isolate Gae_Host chromosome 4, Gae_host_genome, whole genome shotgun sequence contains the following coding sequences:
- the LOC121372305 gene encoding uncharacterized protein LOC121372305 — protein sequence MATRNTIKKKVEYKSEHAVLETKNKTMPLIPKLDLSCPSNSKKKTNRKLKNSSTGNSSLSKSADENAPLRASLQKLDDDHRRMQHVLENTVAEAEERLEEMKKLLEKRDQLHNDQMDEITKKNLNLEDQVSKYEKHLLSCNTDPVNLQMLEPTSDNNEATEERRKFSKTRVKQMRERLRHMNEQTSTFLADMQNMKHQLQELEDMGSRISRTSDDEDDDFPGFSGFRPDILQAAASVSYKTQGSGDDVPLEDDDTGTLFITQNHEDPT from the exons ATGGCGACAAGAAATACCATTAAGAAGAAAGTCGAATATAAATCTGAACATGCTGTCttggaaacaaaaaataaaacaatgccTTTGATTCCAAAACTTGATTTGAGTTGTCCGTCAAACtccaagaagaaaacaaatcgtAAACTTAAGAACTCCAGTACTGGTAATTCTAG CCTTTCTAAGTCAGCAGATGAGAATGCTCCACTAAGGGCAAGTCTTCAGAAGCTGGACGATGACCACCGCCGTATGCAGCATGTTCTAGAAAATACTGTGGCTGAGGCAGAG GAAAGACTTGAGGAGATGAAAAAGTTGTTGGAAAAACGAGATCAACTTCATAATG ATCAAATGGATGAAATCACGAAGAAGAATCTAAACTTAGAAGATCAAGT TTCAAAGTATGAAAAACATCTGTTGTCATGTAACACTGACCCAG TGAATCTTCAAATGCTGGAACCCACTTCAGACAACAATGAAGCCactgaagaaagaagaaaattttCAAAA ACAAGAGTGAAGCAGATGAGAGAAAGATTAAGAcacatgaatgaacaaacaagTACATTTCTTGCTGATATGCAG aATATGAAGCATCAGCTACAGGAACTTGAAGACATGGGATCGCGGATTAGCCGTACCTCAGATGATGAGGATGATGACTTTCCGGGATTTTCTGGCTTTAGACCGGACATTCTTCAAGCTGCTGCTTCAGTATCTTACAAAACTCAAGGATCTGGTGATGATGTTCCTCTGGAGGACGATGACACAGGAACTTTGTTTATAACACAGAATCACGAAGATCCAACTTAG
- the LOC121371190 gene encoding protein kintoun-like — MFANTMASKDSLEDLDLKPDELKRITEALKDEKFRKLFVEYAEEISDPENRRRYEEEIRQMENERGMDVQFIHPKPGHVLKTTVNGTKLAFINICLNDKIEKPSFEPKRRPDDRTGMFCQIPHSFAPEREDVDEGTNCVVFDFVIHPDTYRMAETNDRYLKMIYDVAFDGIEEKFNTKVDRKNFKRIKLEFKGIPQATVIRTRHSTETSTEKPPVTDDVLKNMPYPYDSKTTAEKTRELEQQFKKRKDEKQKKELKMKKGKTKEDSDATTPKYTITHRSEMDLQEYCNKPDSRPSTRPKALVFKIELPLLSSAAPVNLDIFEQRLVLESVKPARYKLDIRLPYPVNDDEGSAKFDKAKHCLIITLPVIPDVIPKLPSFIDDESQHNGDAADTSADLSTSKDNKSLIEELPPSLTESSKDEKELKLDQTGDYGTEEPSKKLEKEMQVAYSFPDYDFSQDNDTVSFVFNVKRISPETVTKSFPSQDSVTLKFVSVGSGYFPMYYSVHIKFGHGCDIVADQCSVETSEQNAVLLLLKARNCRGIWDRFQVGLDADHLEEKLFVTEDNLQQQLDAMDREAEELEQLKLDEDKQPQVQVTEMNEKKLTIQIKSVGIPEDADNDEYDGPSSADIEVIHEKNGPKLQSILKQRTLSESSDDYGENSRLSPEDELSLSLNGRFRKSVSFNNHIDKTTYKPTASPTSMKTALKSKRRRARKKDEKINKKVGRRRHNSGGSEGSSGDDLSSEHTNSDSQTEDKNGEFEQIDEEAVDVAAELQLADVLPGKDNQDFRTSGEVCVGDSNLVDLKQQGNDLKQRKNDDRGDECKTMFAPDDKMATDSDDDDDDVGGRTSKSVSEVEPRTDGHMYSGGDNKNLDGKSIKTTSAPVIDAQIVSSEDVSRPGSLKQLVEEDGSSFIRINANYNKQTDQHNCDNMQPTHKQNGENNNKDPDDDNINSELSWKESEVPGFDNEHRTQCAFKFSNSLIYDLDID; from the exons ATGTTTGCAAACACCATGGCGTCGAAAGACAGTTTAGAAGACTTGGATCTGAAACCTGATGAATTAAAGCGAATAACAGAAGCTTTGAAAGATGAAAAATTCCGTAAGCTTTTCGTGGAGTATGCTGAAGAAATTTCAGATCCAGAAAATAGACGTCGTTATGAGGAAGAGATTCGTCAAATGGAAAATGAACGTGGAATGGATGTCCAGTTCATTCATCCAAAACCTGGCCATGTTCTGAAGACAACCGTAAATGGAACCAAACTCGCGTTTATTAACATTTGTCTTAATGACAAAATTGAAAAACCATCATTCGAACCAAAGCGTAGACCTGACGATCGTACTGGAATGTTTTGTCAGATTCCACATTCATTTGCGCCTGAACGCGAAGACGTCGATGAAGGCACCAACTGTGTTGTCTTTGATTTTGTTATTCACCCAGATACTTACCGAATGGCAGAAACAAATGATCGCTACCTAAAAATGATTTATGACGTTGCATTTGATGGCATTGAAGAGAAATTTAATACGAAAGTAGACCGAAAAAATTTCAAGAGAATTAAACTGGAATTTAAAGGAATACCACAAGCAACGGTTATAAGAACACGTCACTCCACAGAGACATCCACGGAAAAACCGCCAGTCACAgatgatgttttaaaaaacatgccATATCCATATGATAGCAAAACCACTGCAGAGAAAACTCGTGAATTGGAACAACAGTTCAAGAAGCGTAAGGATGAAAAGCAGAAGAAAGAACTGAAGATGAAGAAAGGGAAGACCAAAGAAGACAGCGATGCAACCACTCCAAAGTACACTATCACTCACAGATCAGAAATGGATCTTCAAGAATATTGCAACAAACCAGATTCACGACCGTCAACAAGACCTAAagctttagtttttaaaattgagCTTCCACTCCTCTCATCAGCAGCACCTGTAAATCTGGACATATTTGAACAGAGGCTTGTTTTAGAGTCGGTAAAACCTGCAAGATACAAATTGGACATCCGCCTACCATATCCAGTCAATGATGATGAAGGTTCAGCCAAGTTTGACAAGGCTAAGCATTGTCTAATTATAACCTTGCCAGTCATTCCAGATGTGATCCCCAAGTTGCCATCTTTCATTGACGATGAAAGCCAACACAATGGCGATGCTGCTGATACCAGTGCAGATCTGTCAACTTCTAAAGATAATAAATCATTGATAGAGGAACTTCCTCCATCTTTAACCGAATCTTCAAAAGATGAAAAAGAATTAAAACTGGATCAGACTGGGGATTATGGTACTGAAGAACCATCTAAGAAGCTTGAGAAAGAGATGCAAGTTGCATATAGCTTTCCTGATTATGATTTTTCTCAAGATAATGACACTGTCTCATTTGTATTCAATGTCAAGCGAATATCACCAGAAACTGTAACAAAATCATTTCCCTCGCAAGACTCTGtaactttaaaatttgtttcagtgGGCTCAGGGTATTTCCCAATGTACTATAGTGTGCACATCAAGTTTGGCCATGGGTGTGATATTGTTGCTGATCAGTGCAGCGTGGAGACGTCTGAGCAGAATGCCGTGCTGCTGCTGTTGAAGGCTCGGAACTGCAGAGGGATTTGGGACCGATTTCAAGTTGGGCTTGATGCTGATCACTTGGAG GAGAAGCTATTTGTGACGGAAGACAACCTGCAGCAGCAGCTGGATGCGATGGACCGAGAGGCTGAAGAGCTCGAGCAGCTGAAACTTGACGAGGACAAACAGCCGCAAGTCCAGGTCACGGAGATGAACGAAAAGAAACTCACAATACAGATCAAG AGTGTTGGAATTCCAGAAGATGCAGATAACGATGAATACGACGGACCGTCTTCAGCTGATATTGAGGTCATCCACGAAAAGAATGGACCCAAGCTGCAGAGCATTCTTAAACAGAGGACCCTGTCGGAATCGAGCGATGATTATGGAGAAAATTCTCGACTATCTCCTGAAGATGAACTTTCATTGTCTTTAAACGGTCGATTCAGAAAAtctgtttcatttaacaaccaCATTGATAAGACAacttacaaaccaactgcatcGCCCACGAGTATGAAAACAGCTCTGAAAAGTAAACGCCGACGGGCCCGCAAGAAGGATGAGAAAATCAACAAGAAAGTTGGACGCAGGCGACACAATAGCGGCGGCTCTGAAGGCAGCAGTGGGGACGACCTCAGCTCCGAACACACAAACTCCGACTCGCAGACGGAAGACAAGAATGGAGAATTTGAGCAGATTGACGAGGAGGCTGTTGATGTCGCTGCTGAATTGCAGTTGGCGGATGTGTTACCAGGCAAAGATAACCAGGATTTTAGGACTAGTGGTGAAGTTTGTGTCGGAGATAGTAATTTAGTTGATTTGAAACAGCAGGGAAATGATTTGAAACAACGGAAAAATGATGATAGAGGTGATGAATGTAAAACCATGTTTGCTCCAGATGATAAAATGGCCActgacagtgatgatgatgatgatgatgtggggGGTAGGACTAGTAAGTCGGTGTCTGAAGTGGAACCTAGAACAGATGGTCACATGTATTCTGGTGGTGATAACAAGAATTTGGATGGTAAATCTATTAAAACTACATCGGCACCAGTTATAGATGCTCAGATTGTGTCCTCAGAAGATGTATCCCGCCCAGGCTCTTTGAAGCAGCTTGTGGAAGAGGATGGGTCttctttcatcagaatcaatgCCAATTACAACAAGCAGACAGACCAGCACAACTGTGATAACATGCAGCCCACTCACAAGCAGAATggtgaaaacaacaacaaagatcCAGATGATGATAACATTAACTCAGAATTGAGCTGGAAAGAAAGTGAAGTCCCAGGATTTGATAACGAACACAGGACTCAGTGTGCATTTAAGTTTTCCAATTCTCTGATATATGACCTGGATATAGACTAG